In one Xiphophorus couchianus chromosome 17, X_couchianus-1.0, whole genome shotgun sequence genomic region, the following are encoded:
- the stab2 gene encoding stabilin-2 isoform X2, protein MERLRELNTQPGKEWSGQLSNAISLFDSLSWPLQNLGPFTVFVPVNRGFKGTSIQTLTADSSKAKYLCKMHLVAGSMPSSTLMKTDVFYTLSGKAGETEMSGRGGQIRIRIHGSRKRGEVIKSDLAASNGLVHIITKLMDSVPATVESRPDENLMKIISDYGKLETFKSLLEQAELASVMDLPQPVTVFTPTTEAFNSMKEGHLQFLRSTEGRSKLTEFLRNHIVPSTSLEVYNIVSSPTIVTMANQVLIINVTENGQILVNGAAVLEAAVEAKNGRLYVMNGVLTPPSIQPLLPHRCDITETKIIKGECVSCAKVHLFQCSSGVYTDTSYSGCLYNLFSDESPIKVPFRGCTPLCTANVTTPACCKGFYGPDCSPCPGGFNTPCSGRGQCVEGIRGNGSCICEPNFRGSRCQYCSSFNKYGPNCDRTCPCVHGQCDNRPDSDGRCKLDSCLRGFTGRFCERQTSVCGGLAQFCHAHADCDFTDGSPRCVCKAGFQGDGITCVESDPCAPPLRGGCSVNAKCIKTGPGTHTCQCLTGWTEDGNECQPINNCDGPDGGGCHPNASCIYVGPGQSDCACKAGYMGNGHTCEAVNQCVTANGGCHFRASCLLLSSQWTCVCDDGYAGDGLLCYGTVDQELMVLQNASDFFRWTMDSGLSHSLSDQNLTLLVPTSAAVAQMSPMDRSFWTMKGNLPSLIRNHVLPGVFSSSTLRNISSVTSLLTSSLPVSTSQEITSVGGATVIASDSAATNGLIHLINKVLVPDKKLSEGLLAVLALRPEFSLFRSYLIEYNLTKEIERAEEFTVFAPTDSAITQYLQQVAAPALDSNMTRYHVVLAERLLKTDLQPGGYRETLLGFPFQIGIYPRDGKLFVNDAQINSSNLLCGKGVIHGLSAVLHINRNRCDKLTYSKVKGSCGNCLLPKTQKCPSGTDHDKSVRMRSCLYRHTIEGESHMTIGCIATCLRKNIERRCCEGFFGEHCEPCPGPKGQACFGNGLCSDGVNGTGVCKCNKDFHGTACESCQSGKYGVHCDQDCRCKNGLCNEGLNGDGTCECDVGWRGVRCDEKIESKADELCGSVKCHSSANCAVQTSGSQCLCAAGFEGNGTFCKAVDPCLVKNGGCSLSGVCKRTRPGSRDCVCGRGYAGDGFVCVEINPCLEGNGGCHAKAECIHVGPNKTLCVCSKGYSGDGQNCTIVNLCAKKNGGCHHFAQCNMTGPGIRTCTCSENFVGDGFKCKSTVDRELRYKGSSNFYFSLVMMEITLKGRGPFTVFAPNAQAIKSNNSLVRAIVKHRETFANVLRGHIVMCHTLLPDDLYQTRNLTSLSGFVLTTRSTQGKITINEANLTNSDDISVNGIIHEIDSVLLPPNLNRDNILLIPNPTEVNLTDVAERHGYKTFYKLLKDTGVMDLIDNVIFHPVTIFLPSDDVMASLPQQQKDFLFHQQNRAQLQEYLKYHVMISQKVYAEGLIYLESGRTLQGSALSFSCGGPDKIGEIYVNDGSCRITERHLVFRAGIAYGIDCLLIPPSLGGRCDEQTVLDLKMNCGPCTRTATLCPRGTVKKEVENCDLPTLFVSKNSGCQPTCTINFWHPKCCSGFYGRNCLVCPGGVHSPCSNRGKCDDGHLGTGTCTCDTGFKGTACEMCREGFYGPGCKACNCSDHGSCDDRLQGTGLCFCEEGWTGEQCDIQQTEVFQCSPACSSKAVCQENNTCICRPFHVGDGVTCTVVDMCKIWNGGCAREAKCSQREEKVSCTCPQDHSGDGFTCLPVDPCASGDNGGCSEHATCTMTAPGKKRCTCKDNYMGDGVSCELKQLPISRCLLDNGGCHPDATCTDLHFEDATLGVFHYRSAKGQYKLDYTAAQQGCRAEGATLANYTQLSYAQQGGLNMCAAGWLDQARVAYPTTYFNPNCGFGHVGIVDYGTRKNLSETWDAFCYRMKEVLCVCKPGYIGDGLICTGNLLQVLRSTPTFSNFLIQILKYSEVSESGRRFVKSLSKLEVQSTLFVPENSGLPENLTLSPRDIEFHLSEGQALPLSQLKNNSQIRTRVGSLSVLGVANLLSPSALASCFINDRFVTDSDIRASNGIIHVLQGPLEAPPPRPDQMHSAHQAGMGVGVVLLILLVVGAIFVGCRFYHHSSKPFQFHYFKDDDREEEPAAETTNYSRSISNPVYEAGPEPAVPEPSRSNGSGPTGSLEPSVQVEDRQLNLDPVCRVRTTPTAIIHQRP, encoded by the exons ATGGAGCGTCTCAGGGAACTGAACACACAGCCTGGGAAGGAATGGAGCGGCCAGCTGAGCAACGCCATCTCTCTGTTCG ATTCTCTGTCTTGGCCTCTTCAGAACCTGGGTCCGTTTACGGTTTTTGTTCCAGTGAATCGAGGTTTCAAGGGAACCTCT ATACAGACTCTGACTGCAGACTCATCCAAAGCTAAGTACCTGTGTAAGATGCACCTGGTTGCTGGTTCAATGCCGTCCTCCACTCTGATGAAGACGGATGTCTTCTACACACTGTCCGGAAAGGCAGGAGAGACGGAGATGTCTGGCAGG GGTGGTCAGATCAGAATCCGTATCCATGGCAGCAGGAAGCGAGGTGAGGTCATCAAGTCGGACCTGGCAGCGTCCAACGGACTCGTCCACATCATCACGAAGCTGATGGACAGCGTCCCGGCCACCGTGGAGAGCAGGCCAGAT GAGAACTTGATGAAAATCATCTCTGACTATGGCAAATTGGAGACGTTCAAGTCCCTGCTGGAG CAAGCTGAGCTGGCCTCTGTGATGGACCTCCCTCAACCCGTCACGGTCTTCACTCCGACTACTGAAGCATTTAACAGCATGAAGGAGGGTCACCTGCAGTTCCTTCGCAGTACAGAG GGTCGCAGCAAGCTGACAGAGTTCCTCCGGAACCACATCGTCCCGTCCACCTCG CTGGAGGTCTACAACATTGTGTCCAGCCCCACCATTGTGACAATGGCCAACCAGGTCCTGATCATCAACGTAACAGAAAAT GGTCAGATTCTGGTCAACGGAGCGGCCGTTCTGGAGGCAGCCGTGGAGGCCAAGAATGGACGGCTGTACGTGATGAACGGAGTCTTGACTCCACCCTCCATCCAACCTTTGCTGCCTCACAGgtgtgacatcacagagacCAAGATCATCAAG GGTGAATGTGTCAGCTGCGCCAAGGTCCACCTGTTCCAGTGCTCATCAGGAGTCTACACA GACACCTCCTACTCCGGGTGTCTTTACAATCTCTTCTCTGACGAATCCCCCATCAAGGTCCCATTCAGAGGTTGCACACCACTCTGCACCGCGAATGTAACG ACTCCAGCCTGCTGTAAAGGTTTCTACGGTCCGGACTGCTCTCCTTGTCCAGGTGGCTTCAACACACCCTGCTCCGGACGTGGCCAG TGTGTGGAGGGCATCAGAGGAAATGGGTCGTGTATCTGTGAACCCAACTTCAGAGGCTCTCGCTGTCAGTACTGCTCCTCCTTCAACAAATATGGTCCAAACTGTGACAGAA CTTGTCCCTGCGTCCATGGACAGTGTGACAACCGTCCAGACTCAGATGGACGATGTAAGCTGGACTCTTGTCTTCGAGGTTTCACCGGTCGGTTCTGTGAGCGACAGACATCTGTCTGTGGAGGCCTGGCCCAGTTCTGCCATGCCCACGCTGACTGTGACTTCACTGATGGGTCACCCAG GTGTGTTTGTAAAGCTGGTTTCCAAGGCGATGGGATCACCTGTGTGGAGTCGGATCCCTGTGCTCCGCCTCTCCGAGgcggctgcagtgtgaac GCAAAATGTATAAAGACAGGCCCAGGTACTCACACCTGCCAGTGTCTTACTGGCTGGACAGAGGACGGAAACGAGTGTCAACCCATAAACAACTGTGATGGTCCTGATGGGGGAGGCTGCCACCCAAACGCCTCCTGCATCTACGTTGGACCTGGACAG AGTGACTGTGCCTGTAAGGCCGGCTATATGGGGAACGGACACACCTGTGAGGCTGTCAACCAGTGTGTGACGGCTAACGGAGGCTGCCACTTCAGG GCCAGCTGTCTCCTGCTGTCCTCACAGTGGACATGTGTCTGTGACGATGGGTATGCTGGAGACGGACTCCTGTGCTATGGTACCGTCGACCAG GAGCTGATGGTTCTGCAGAACGCCTCAGACTTCTTCCGCTGGACCATG GACTCCGGCCTGTCTCACTCTTTATCGGATCAGAACCTGACTCTCCTGGTACCAACATCCGCTGCCGTTGCTCAGATGTCCCCAATGGACAGGAGCTTCTGGACAATGAAGGGAAACCTGCCGAGCCTCATCAG AAACCACGTCCTGCCCGGcgtcttctcctcctccacacTGAGGAACATCTCATCAGTGACCTCTCTGCTGACCTCATCGCTTCCTGTATCAACCAGCCAGGAG ATCACATCAGTTGGAGGAGCAACCGTCATCGCTTCAGACAGCGCTGCCACCAACGGCCTGATCCATCTTATTAACAAG GTTCTGGTGCCTGACAAGAAGCTGAGCGAAGGTCTGCTGGCCGTGCTCGCTCTGAGGCCAGAGTTCTCGCTCTTCCGATCCTACCTCATC gaGTACAACCTGACGAAGGAGATTGAGCGGGCCGAAGAGTTCACCGTGTTCGCCCCAACAGACTCTGCCATCACACAATAcctccagcaggtggcagcaccTGCCTTG GATAGCAACATGACCCGTTATCATGTGGTTCTGGCGGAGCGCCTGCTAAAGACTGACCTTCAGCCTGGAGGGTACAGGGAGACGCTCCTCGGATTTCCCTTCCAGATCGGGATCTACCCTCGAGACGGAAAG CTGTTTGTGAACGATGCTCAGATAAACTCCTCCAACCTGCTGTGTGGTAAAGGAGTGATTCACGGTCTGTCAGCGGTTCTTCACATCAACAGAAACCGCTGTGACAAACTGACATACAGTAAAGTAAAG GGGTCATGTGGAAACTGTTTATTGCCCAAAACCCAAAAATGTCCCAGTGGCACCGACCATGAT AAATCGGTGAGGATGAGGAGCTGCCTGTATAGACACACCATCGAAGGAGAATCCCATATGACCATCGGCTGCATAGCAACCTGCCTCCGGAAGAACATT GAACGCAGGTGTTGTGAAGGGTTTTTCGGAGAGCACTGTGAGCCTTGTCCGGGTCCGAAGGGACAGGCCTGTTTCGGTAATGGACTGTGCTCAGACGGGGTCAACGGCACCGGAGTCTGTAAGTGCAACAAGGACTTCCATGGGACGGCCTGTGAATCCTGTCAGAGCGGAAAATACGGAGTTCACTGTGATCAAG ACTGTCGGTGTAAGAACGGACTCTGTAACGAGGGCCTGAACGGAGACGGGACCTGCGAGTGTGACGTTGGCTGGAGAGGCGTTCGCTGTGATGAAA AAATTGAATCCAAAGCTGATGAACTATGTGGTTCTGTGAAATGTCATAGCAGCGCAAA CTGTGCGGTTCAAACATCTGGATCTCAGTGTCTGTGTGCTGCTGGCTTTGAGGGAAATGGGACATTCTGTAAAG CTGTAGACCCGTGTCTGGTGAAGAACGGCGGCTGCAGTCTGTCTGGGGTTTGTAAACGGACCCGACCCGGCAGCAGAGACTGTGTCTGTGGGCGCGGCTATGCTGGAGatgggtttgtgtgtgtgg AGATAAATCCATGCCTGGAGGGGAATGGAGGATGCCATGCTAAAGCAGAGTGTATCCATGTTGGACCAAACAAA ACTTTGTGCGTCTGCAGCAAAGGTTACTCAGGTGATGGACAGAACTGCACCATTGTCAACTTGTGTGCAAAG aaaaatggCGGCTGCCACCACTTTGCCCAGTGCAACATGACAGGACCTGGCATTCGGACCTGCACCTGCTCTGAAAACTTTGTTGGAGATGGTTTCAAGTGCAAAAGCACCGTGGACAGG GAGCTGAGGTACAAAGGGTCCAGCAACTTTTACTTCAGTTTGGTG ATGATGGAGATTACCCTGAAAGGTCGTGGTCCGTTCACCGTCTTTGCTCCAAATGCTCAGGCCATCAAATCTAACAACTCCTTG gtaaGAGCTATTgtgaaacacagagaaactTTCGCCAACGTGCTGCGGGGCCACATCGTCATGTGTCACACTTTGCTGCCTGACGACCTGTACCAAACCCGAAACCTGACCAGTTTGTCCGGATTCGTCCTCACCACTCGTTCCACCCAG GGTAAAATCACCATCAACGAGGCTAATTTGACCAACAGCGACGACATCAGTGTTAACGGCATCATCCATGAAATTGACTCCGTTCTGTTACCACCCAACCTTAACAGAGACAATATCCTGCTCATTCCA aatcCAACAGAGGTAAACCTGACAGACGTGGCTGAAAGACATGGTTATAAAACCTTCTACAAGCTTCTGAAG GACACAGGTGTGATGGACCTGATAGACAATGTGATTTTCCATCCAGTGACAATCTTCCTgccatctgatgatgtcatggccTCTCTGCCACAGCAGCAAAAGGACTTCTTGTTCCATCAGCAAAATCGAGCGCAGCTCCAGGAGTACCTGAAGTATCACGTCATGATAAGCCAGAAG gTTTATGCAGAAGGATTGATCTATCTGGAGTCCGGTCGGACTCTGCAGGGTTcagctctctctttctcctgcGGCGGTCCGGATAAAATT GGAGAAATCTACGTTAATGACGGATCATGTCGGATCACTGAGAGGCATCTGGTGTTCAGAGCTGGGATTGCATATGGAATAGACTGTCTGCTGATCCCACCCAGCCTTGGGGGGCGCTGTGACGAACAGACAGTGTTAGATCTCAAG ATGAACTGCGGCCCATGCACAAGAACTGCTACTCTCTGTCCCAGAGGAACCGTGAAAAAG gAAGTTGAGAACTGTGATCTTCCAACCTTGTTCGTCAGTAAAAACTCTGGCTGTCAACCCACCTGTACCATCAACTTCTGGCATCCAAAGTGTTGTTCTGGTTTCTATGGGAGAAACTGTCTGG TGTGTCCTGGAGGAGTCCATTCCCCCTGCAGTAACCGAGGTAAATGCGATGATGGCCACCTTGGTACCGGCACCTGTACCTGTGACACAGGTTTTAAGGGCACGGCCTGCGAGATGTGCAGAGAGGGGTTCTACGGTCCCGGCTGTAAAG CCTGCAACTGCTCGGATCACGGGTCATGTGACGACAGACTCCAGGGGACGGGTTTGTGCTTCTGTGAGGAAGGGTGGACCGGAGAACAATGTGACATTCAGCAAA CTGAGGTATTCCAGTGCTCTCCAGCCTGCTCTTCAAAGGCCGTCTGTCAGGAAAACAACACCTGCATCTGTCGACCGTTCCACGTAGGAGACGGAGTCACCTGCACAG TGGTGGACATGTGTAAGATCTGGAATGGTGGTTGTGCCAGAGAAGCTAAATGTTCTCAGAGAGAGGAGAAGGTGAGCTGCACGTGTCCTCAGGACCACTCTGGAGACGGCTTCACATGTCTACCTGTGGACCCTTGTGCCAGCGGGGACAACGGCGGCTGCAGCGAGCACGCCACCTGCACCATGACGGCTCCG GGGAAGAAAAGGTGCACCTGTAAGGACAACTACATGGGAGACGGAGTTAGCTGTGAGCTCAAACAGCTGCCAATCAGCCGCTGTCTCCTGGACAATGGAGGATGCCACCCAGATGCTACATGTACCGACCTCCACTTTGAAG ATGCAACGCTGGGCGTGTTCCACTACCGTTCAGCTAAAGGTCAGTACAAGCTGGACTACACCGCAGCTCAGCAGGGCTGCAGGGCAGAGGGAGCCACCCTAGCAAACTACACTCAGCTTTCCTATGCTCAGCAG GGTGGACTGAACATGTGTGCTGCTGGCTGGTTGGACCAAGCCCGGGTCGCCTACCCCACTACCTACTTTAATCCCAACTGTGGTTTTGGACACGTGGGCATCGTGGACTACGGCACCCGGAAAAACCTGAGTGAGACCTGGGATGCCTTCTGCTACAGGATGAAGG AGGTGCTGTGTGTCTGTAAACCAGGTTACATTGGCGATGGACTCATCTGTACAGGAAACCTGCTGCAGGTCCTCAGGTCCACTCCCACCTTCTCCAACTTTCTGATC caAATCCTGAAATACTCTGAGGTGTCCGAGTCTGGAAGAAGGTTTGTGAAGAGCCTCAGTAAGCTGGAAGTCCAGTCCACCCTGTTTGTCCCAGAGAACAGCGGTCTGCCGGAGAACCTG ACCCTTTCCCCACGGGACATTGAGTTCCACCTGTCTGAGGGTCAGGCTCTTCCTCTGAGCCAACTGAAGAACAACAGCCAGATCAGGACTCGGGTTGGCAGTCTGTCAGTCCTTGGGGTTGCCAATCTTCTCAGCCCGTCAGCTCTG GCTTCCTGTTTCATTAACGACCGCTTCGTCACCGACTCAGACATTCGTGCTTCTAACGGGATCATCCACGTCCTCCAGGGGCCTCTGGAAGCTCCTCCTCCCCGTCCAGAC CAGATGCATTCAGCCCACCAGGCTGGGATGGGAGTGGGAGTGGTTCTCCTGATCCTTCTGGTGGTGGGAGCCATCTTTGTTGGATGCCGGTTCTACCACCACAGCAGCAAACCCTTCCAGTTCCACTACTTCAAG GACGACGACAGAGAAGAAGaacctgcagctgaaacaaCAAACTACAGCCGCAGCATCTCTAACCCGGTCTATGAAGCGGGTCCAGAACCAGCAGTTCCGGAACCGAGCCGGTCCAATGGATCCGGGCCCACTGGGAGTCTAGAGCCGTCTGTTCAG GTGGAGGACAGACAGCTGAATCTGGACCCGGTCTGCCGGGTCAGAACCACTCCTACAGCTATCATCCATCAGAGACCCTGA
- the parp12b gene encoding protein mono-ADP-ribosyltransferase PARP12b — protein MPSISSVILQATSCLCERRGCMQLQQLQQELQQRCRMTNEDFIYIIHNCPQRFLLVPDGESYSVVGRTSLRLCGAYSRGERCGGSCQQLHLCRFYVFGNCRFGKGRKLCKLSHDVSSQHNAGLLRECTLHQLQEDELFLLLLQNDPQLLPEVCVHYNKGSAPHGGCRFQDSCSKLHLCQHFLQGVCRFGPRCRRQHAVDQRSQSVLEQRGLSRQLIRDLPVTYRNAQHLNATATSAAAASPAASPAADDPDSDRFCKAAQTDETEEICLHFIRNSCRFRDSCRQVHFHLPYKWEVYDGRCWSDLENMEEIERDYCDPAKTHSSDYQLVDFVTMTMESMPVRRLSTVSWVRRPPHYSLTTQWLWYCRAERGGWLEYGQPDEKQRSTSVASRTVEEAFVSGESEVQVVKGQRVYVVSFRDMYQRNPKHHTKRSVRRRPRFVSKAEVDKLAADLRKCSG, from the exons atgcCCTCCATCAGCTCGGTGATCCTGCAGGCCACCAGCTGCCTGTGTGAGCGCAGGGGCTgcatgcagctgcagcagctgcagcaggagctgcagcagcgttGCAGGATGACAAATGAAGATTTCATCTACATCATCCACAACTGTCCGCAGCGCTTCCTGCTGGTCCCGGACGGGGAGTCCTACTCGGTGGTCGGTCGCACCTCCCTGCGGCTCTGCGGGGCCTACAGCCGGGGGGAGCGGTGCGGGGGAAGCTGCCAGCAGCTGCATCTCTGCCGGTTCTACGTTTTCGGGAACTGCAGGTTCGGGAAGGGCAG GAAGTTGTGCAAGCTGTCCCATGACGTCAGCTCGCAGCACAACGCCGGGCTGCTGAGGGAATGCACGCTGCACCAGCTGCAGGAGGACGAgctgttcctgctgctgctgcagaacgACCCGCAGCTGCTGCCTGAG gtgTGCGTTCATTACAACAAAGGCTCGGCTCCTCACGGCGGCTGCAGGTTCCAGGACTCCTGCTCCAAGCTGCACCTGTGCCAGCACTTCCTGCAGGGCGTCTGCCGGTTCGGGCCGCGGTGCAGGCGGCAGCACGCCGTGGACCAGCGCAGCCAGAGCGTCCTGGAGCAGAGGGGGCTGAGCCGCCAGCTCATCAGAGATCTGCCCGTCACCTACAGGAACGCCCAGCACCTGAACGCCACCGCcacatcagctgctgctgcatcacCTGCTGCATCACCTGCTGCAGACG aCCCAGATTCTGATCGGTTCTGTAAAGCGGCCCAGACAGACGAGACGGAGGAGATCTGTCTGCATTTCATCAGGAACAGCTGCAGGTTCCGGG ACAGCTGCCGCCAGGTCCACTTCCACCTGCCCTATAAGTGGGAGGTCTATGATGGCCGGTGCTGGTCAGACCTGGAGAACATGGAGGAGATTGAACGGGATTACTGCGACCCGGCTAAGACTCACAG CTCGGACTATCAGCTGGTGGATTTTGTCACCATGACGATGGAGTCCATGCCCGTCCGCCGTCTGTCCACCGTCTCCTGGGTGAGGAGGCCGCCCCACTACAGCCTGACCACCCAGTGGCTGTGGTACTGCCGGGCGGAGCGGGGCGGCTGGCTGGAGTACGGGCAGCCG GATGAGAAGCAGCGGTCCACTTCAGTAGCGTCTAGAACCGTGGAGGAGGCCTTCGTCTCTGGTGAAAGCGAAGTCCAGGTGGTGAAAGGCCAGAGGGTCTACGTCGTCTCCTTCAGAG ACATGTACCAGAGGAACCCCAAGCACCACACCAAGCGGAGCGTGCGCCGCCGTCCTCGCTTCGTCTCCAAGGCCGAGGTGGACAAGCTGGCGGCTGACCTGAGGAAATGTTCTGGATGA